A part of Pararoseomonas sp. SCSIO 73927 genomic DNA contains:
- a CDS encoding polysaccharide pyruvyl transferase family protein, with translation MPGVPGVIGTGTVYRPLRPDNTGNLLHAVAARRLLQDHVELPTGRAWTGAEAERAQGLSHIVVVMANAIRLGTTQNGLSPFHEAMAANLARVDRPVVVFGLGAQAPSGAEAGTTVPEATLRLLRIIAERSRRIAVRGRFTAEVLERFGITNAAVVGCQSCFLSRSPSFPYALDRPLAEAGTEEGRVAFNYTSMNREGPLVRWAVAGGFDMIGQQEGYEESVRAGAVPPDDPRMERFFRTQDLSPEDYSAYCRARFHKFFETDAWLEHMRRYAFSLGSRFHGNMFALQAGVPALWLVHDRRTQELCEHLGLPSVALEEAMKVRDIAALRELADPSGFLAGYPARYALFRSYVEEAGLPHRLA, from the coding sequence ATGCCCGGAGTTCCCGGCGTCATCGGGACGGGCACGGTGTACCGGCCCCTGCGCCCGGACAATACGGGCAACCTCCTCCACGCCGTGGCGGCGCGCAGGCTGCTGCAGGACCATGTCGAGCTGCCCACCGGCCGCGCCTGGACAGGGGCGGAGGCGGAGAGGGCGCAGGGCCTCTCGCACATCGTCGTCGTCATGGCGAACGCGATCCGGCTCGGCACCACCCAGAACGGCCTCTCCCCCTTCCACGAGGCCATGGCGGCGAACCTCGCCCGGGTGGACCGGCCGGTCGTCGTGTTCGGCCTCGGCGCGCAGGCGCCCTCCGGCGCGGAGGCCGGCACCACGGTCCCGGAGGCGACGCTGCGGCTGCTGCGGATCATCGCGGAGCGGTCCCGGCGGATCGCGGTGCGCGGCCGCTTCACCGCCGAGGTGCTGGAGCGGTTCGGCATCACCAACGCCGCCGTCGTGGGCTGCCAGTCCTGCTTTCTCAGCCGGTCGCCGTCCTTCCCCTACGCGCTGGACCGGCCGCTGGCCGAAGCCGGCACGGAAGAGGGGCGCGTCGCCTTCAACTACACTTCGATGAACCGCGAAGGGCCCCTGGTGAGATGGGCCGTCGCAGGCGGCTTCGACATGATCGGGCAGCAGGAGGGGTACGAGGAGAGCGTCCGGGCCGGCGCCGTGCCGCCCGACGATCCCCGGATGGAGCGCTTCTTCCGGACGCAGGACCTCAGCCCGGAGGATTACTCCGCCTATTGCCGGGCGCGGTTCCACAAGTTCTTCGAGACCGATGCCTGGCTGGAGCACATGCGGCGCTACGCCTTCAGCCTCGGCAGCCGCTTCCACGGCAACATGTTCGCGCTGCAGGCCGGGGTTCCCGCGCTCTGGCTCGTCCATGACAGGCGGACGCAGGAGCTCTGCGAGCATCTGGGGCTGCCCTCCGTCGCGCTGGAGGAGGCGATGAAGGTCCGGGACATCGCCGCCCTGCGCGAGCTGGCGGATCCCTCCGGCTTCCTGGCCGGCTACCCAGCCCGCTACGCCCTTTTCAGGAGCTACGTCGAGGAAGCCGGGCTGCCGCACCGCCTTGCGTGA
- a CDS encoding Rrf2 family transcriptional regulator: MLTQKAKYGLRALAILAQGAPESPTMTILDIALRAHAPHKFLEAILLDLRRHGFVFSRRGKAGGYGLAQPPRIIRVGDIIRAIDGPLAPIPCASLTAYRACLDCPRPQACAIQRLMRQVRDATATVLDGTSLAELAAHGEAVLGDDPDGSDSRGGSSGAEDLREGEPESMEGRAEPVDERI, translated from the coding sequence ATGCTGACCCAGAAGGCGAAGTACGGGCTGCGGGCTCTGGCGATCCTGGCGCAGGGGGCGCCGGAGAGCCCGACCATGACAATTCTGGACATCGCGCTGCGCGCTCACGCCCCGCACAAGTTCCTGGAGGCGATCCTCCTCGACCTGCGGCGGCACGGCTTCGTCTTCAGCCGCCGGGGCAAGGCGGGGGGCTACGGCCTGGCGCAGCCACCCCGTATCATCCGGGTCGGGGACATCATCCGCGCCATCGACGGCCCGCTGGCGCCCATCCCCTGCGCCAGCCTCACCGCCTACCGCGCCTGTCTGGACTGTCCGCGCCCGCAGGCCTGCGCCATCCAGCGGTTGATGCGGCAGGTGCGCGACGCCACGGCCACGGTGCTCGACGGGACCAGCCTGGCCGAGCTGGCAGCCCATGGGGAGGCCGTGCTCGGCGACGATCCTGACGGGAGCGATTCCCGGGGGGGCAGCTCCGGTGCGGAGGATCTCCGGGAGGGCGAGCCGGAGAGCATGGAGGGCCGCGCCGAGCCCGTGGACGAGAGGATCTAG
- a CDS encoding glycosyltransferase produces MDYIDDALGIRGWLLDLSPPALPVGLDLRCGDALLGTTIAFLDRPDIDKVVQRPTWCGFLIGWSRIDRAALQAAAPDAPVVFQIRGSDEAVPVVCRPLTASGLLSLVAAGTGRDRRPPFHELNDYLDIAGSGLFDEAWYRRTQMREAELLPPILHYLRTGEAAGAQPSPFFEPAAYAAEAGLEGRPGALLHYLRHGGPSGLPPGPFFDPAWYAATHAVPPGQLPLAHHMAHRHETAPNPWFDPAYYAAVAALPEDTADPFLHFMEEGLAAGLLPSAAFEPAAPGPPPPKAERLLDLVRRRARPDGDAAAADSAPEDEEARCTEEGAGEEAGAVRPPPSIAALVGLPERHAPEHESPERHAEAAAGEPAIGPAAAEPCFRPLEAGFAGAESHLLSLPADRRGLLLARAEREMEERTGAAAAGAALLVAVGRYLAGDRPGSARAQIAFLAAPAEVEPATLAEIGSRFAALNRVLYDDRNRDEAVQVYRLLNARGVRDYYASLRLLELALDAGDVPAAKPHALELERNQDGDLNVWGSLAVARYYQATGEKPKSLQILRRLPLHPATEAVAEAVIAHRLMEAGAMDAAATRLEAVGGSDLPEVFHARFRLAARRKDILGLALLLEDSRAERMPDWQLAEAMFLCIDPGQMRVGEGHRLLTTLYRLLEGRGTGSNTVVQARINFLLQQKRWDELGALFEEIEGSPIAERRDTLLRKVEFHCHAENLEEAERIYRDVFQGSKLSKWEGLTVLRLLSELGRWEEAGRILLAHVANGYGIGGAAHLAMRVVRKAEIHQELSDTAAGIAGESGGGLEPDLEEFLARVHEDLAILHRARAMATKVPARGTPARYRSNWILSPPDTGEAGQDEICLYLCANQRYFLSLLTFLCSFLGQSPQVGGRLFVFLDRDVPRHWHGSIAMVAARFGRAIDVVGEEEFMPAAVDHRTDYGFFAGGSALSRAAYFRLYAARYLLQRHTFRRAAYIDTDIICRGDLTGLFQTELGDMLLAARVEDYAPEVINAARRNGLNPNTYFNSGVLLLKCDDPMLPEVIEEAIRISETEPERLVFHDQCALNVAFRDRFTMMADRFNFFLRPSRERNGHIEDGVLLHFLDKPKPWDVVFDRSYREEWRVWALVLGSVLPQGLYVDIFAAANRD; encoded by the coding sequence GTGGACTACATCGACGACGCGCTGGGCATCCGCGGTTGGCTTCTCGACCTGTCGCCCCCTGCGCTCCCCGTCGGCCTGGACCTCCGCTGCGGCGATGCACTTCTCGGGACCACCATCGCCTTCCTCGACCGGCCGGACATCGACAAGGTGGTGCAGCGGCCGACCTGGTGCGGGTTCCTGATCGGGTGGAGCCGCATCGACCGCGCCGCGCTGCAGGCGGCCGCCCCCGATGCGCCCGTCGTGTTCCAGATCCGGGGCAGCGACGAGGCCGTGCCGGTGGTGTGCCGGCCGCTGACGGCCAGCGGCCTCCTCTCCCTCGTCGCCGCGGGCACCGGGCGCGATCGCCGCCCCCCCTTCCATGAGCTGAACGACTACCTGGACATCGCCGGCTCCGGCCTTTTCGACGAGGCGTGGTACCGCCGCACGCAGATGCGGGAGGCGGAGCTCCTGCCGCCTATCCTCCACTACCTGCGGACGGGCGAGGCGGCGGGCGCGCAGCCCTCCCCCTTCTTCGAGCCGGCGGCCTACGCCGCCGAGGCGGGGCTGGAAGGGCGGCCGGGGGCGCTGCTCCACTACCTCCGGCACGGCGGCCCGTCGGGCCTGCCGCCCGGCCCCTTCTTCGACCCGGCCTGGTACGCCGCCACGCACGCGGTGCCGCCCGGGCAGCTCCCCCTGGCGCACCACATGGCGCACCGGCACGAGACGGCGCCGAACCCCTGGTTCGACCCCGCCTACTACGCGGCCGTCGCGGCGCTTCCGGAGGACACGGCGGACCCCTTCCTGCACTTCATGGAGGAGGGGCTCGCGGCGGGCCTGCTCCCCTCCGCCGCCTTCGAGCCCGCCGCCCCCGGGCCGCCCCCGCCGAAGGCGGAGCGCCTGCTGGACCTGGTGCGCCGCCGGGCGCGGCCGGACGGGGATGCCGCGGCCGCCGATTCTGCCCCGGAGGACGAGGAGGCGCGCTGCACTGAGGAAGGGGCCGGAGAGGAAGCCGGGGCAGTGAGGCCGCCCCCCTCCATCGCGGCCCTGGTCGGCCTTCCCGAGCGCCACGCCCCCGAGCACGAGAGCCCCGAGCGCCACGCGGAGGCGGCGGCCGGGGAGCCGGCGATCGGGCCCGCGGCGGCGGAGCCGTGCTTCCGGCCGCTGGAGGCCGGCTTCGCCGGCGCGGAGAGCCACCTGCTCTCCCTCCCCGCCGACCGGCGCGGGCTCCTCCTGGCGAGGGCCGAGCGCGAGATGGAGGAGAGGACCGGCGCGGCCGCCGCCGGGGCGGCGCTGCTGGTGGCCGTCGGCCGCTACCTCGCCGGGGACCGGCCGGGCAGCGCGCGCGCGCAGATCGCGTTCCTGGCGGCGCCCGCGGAGGTCGAGCCCGCGACTCTCGCGGAGATCGGCTCGCGCTTCGCGGCGCTCAACCGGGTCCTCTACGACGACCGGAACCGCGACGAGGCGGTGCAGGTCTATCGCCTGCTGAACGCCCGGGGTGTCCGCGACTACTACGCCAGCCTGCGGCTGCTGGAGCTCGCGCTCGACGCGGGCGACGTTCCCGCCGCCAAGCCGCACGCGCTGGAGCTGGAGCGGAACCAGGACGGCGACCTGAACGTCTGGGGATCGCTGGCCGTCGCCCGCTACTACCAGGCGACCGGGGAGAAGCCGAAGAGCCTGCAGATCCTGCGCCGGCTGCCGCTCCACCCGGCGACCGAGGCCGTCGCGGAGGCGGTGATCGCCCACCGGCTGATGGAGGCGGGCGCGATGGACGCGGCCGCCACCCGGCTGGAGGCAGTGGGCGGGAGCGACCTGCCGGAGGTCTTCCACGCCCGCTTCCGCCTCGCCGCGCGGCGCAAGGACATCCTCGGCCTCGCGCTGCTGCTCGAGGACAGCCGGGCCGAGAGGATGCCGGACTGGCAGCTGGCGGAGGCGATGTTCCTCTGCATCGACCCCGGCCAAATGCGGGTGGGGGAAGGCCACAGGCTGCTCACGACGCTGTACCGCCTGCTCGAGGGGCGCGGGACGGGCAGCAACACCGTCGTGCAGGCGCGCATCAACTTCCTGCTGCAGCAGAAGCGCTGGGACGAGCTGGGCGCCCTCTTCGAGGAGATCGAGGGCAGCCCGATCGCGGAGCGGCGCGACACGCTGCTGCGGAAGGTGGAGTTCCACTGCCACGCCGAGAACCTCGAGGAGGCCGAGCGCATCTACCGCGACGTGTTCCAGGGCTCGAAGCTGAGCAAGTGGGAGGGCCTGACCGTCCTGCGCCTGCTCAGCGAGCTGGGGCGGTGGGAGGAGGCGGGAAGGATCCTGCTGGCCCATGTCGCGAACGGCTACGGCATCGGCGGCGCGGCGCACCTGGCGATGCGCGTGGTCCGCAAGGCCGAGATCCACCAGGAGCTCTCCGACACCGCGGCCGGGATCGCCGGGGAGTCCGGGGGCGGGCTGGAGCCCGACCTGGAGGAGTTCCTGGCCCGGGTGCACGAGGACCTCGCGATCCTGCACCGGGCGCGCGCGATGGCGACGAAGGTGCCCGCCCGCGGCACCCCGGCCCGCTACCGCTCGAACTGGATCCTCTCGCCCCCCGACACCGGGGAGGCGGGGCAGGACGAGATCTGCCTCTATCTCTGCGCCAACCAGCGCTACTTCCTCTCGCTGCTCACCTTCCTCTGCTCCTTCCTCGGCCAGTCGCCGCAGGTGGGCGGGCGCCTCTTCGTCTTCCTGGACCGCGACGTGCCGCGGCACTGGCACGGCTCCATCGCCATGGTCGCCGCCCGCTTCGGCCGCGCGATCGACGTGGTGGGAGAGGAGGAGTTCATGCCGGCCGCCGTGGACCACCGCACGGATTACGGCTTCTTCGCCGGCGGCAGCGCGCTGTCCCGCGCCGCCTACTTCCGCCTCTACGCGGCGCGCTACCTGCTGCAGCGCCACACCTTCCGCCGCGCCGCCTACATCGACACGGACATCATCTGCCGCGGCGACCTGACGGGGCTGTTCCAGACGGAGCTGGGGGACATGCTTCTCGCCGCCCGGGTGGAGGACTACGCGCCGGAGGTGATCAACGCCGCCCGCCGCAACGGGCTGAACCCCAATACCTACTTCAACTCCGGCGTGCTTCTCCTCAAGTGCGACGACCCGATGCTGCCGGAGGTGATCGAGGAGGCGATCCGCATCTCCGAGACGGAACCGGAGCGCCTGGTCTTCCACGACCAGTGCGCGCTGAACGTCGCCTTCCGCGACCGTTTCACGATGATGGCGGACCGCTTCAACTTCTTCCTCCGCCCCAGCCGCGAGCGCAACGGCCACATCGAGGACGGCGTGCTCCTCCACTTCCTCGACAAGCCGAAGCCCTGGGACGTGGTGTTCGACCGGAGCTACCGCGAGGAGTGGCGGGTCTGGGCCCTCGTGCTCGGGTCGGTCCTGCCCCAGGGGCTCTATGTGGACATCTTCGCGGCGGCGAACCGGGACTGA
- a CDS encoding sulfotransferase domain-containing protein — translation MQQATPVDESAGTVEPVTVTIGDKGKLTFRVARPAASSDAGPGIRNACFCLGVRKSGSTMLHKIVQSLARQNGVNAVDVPGTFFKNGFVVADWVGADLTEVVRPNNVYIGFRSFPTNLTGYEAFRGGRKIFMFRDPRDALVSQYFSDAYSHSLPSAETEAGAKASAEFLRKRAETLATEIDAYVLKHARNFQNTLLAFRDMLDDPSCLTLRYEEYIFQKKRMIHKILKHFDWSCPPGRVEVLLSQIDEVPDEEEKTRFVRRVIPGDHRNKLQDETIRRLNNQMREAMELYDYY, via the coding sequence ATGCAGCAGGCCACGCCAGTTGACGAGAGCGCGGGCACAGTGGAGCCGGTCACGGTCACCATCGGCGACAAGGGGAAGCTGACCTTCCGCGTCGCCCGGCCCGCTGCCAGTTCCGATGCGGGGCCCGGGATCCGGAACGCCTGCTTCTGCCTCGGCGTGCGGAAGTCCGGCAGCACCATGCTGCACAAGATCGTCCAATCTCTCGCCCGCCAGAACGGCGTGAATGCCGTCGACGTTCCCGGCACCTTCTTCAAGAACGGCTTCGTCGTGGCCGACTGGGTCGGCGCGGACCTCACGGAAGTGGTCCGGCCGAACAACGTCTATATCGGCTTCCGGTCCTTCCCCACGAACCTCACGGGGTACGAGGCGTTCCGGGGTGGCCGGAAGATCTTCATGTTCCGGGATCCGCGGGACGCGCTGGTGAGCCAGTACTTCTCGGACGCCTACTCCCATTCCCTGCCCTCGGCGGAGACCGAGGCGGGAGCGAAGGCCTCGGCGGAGTTCCTGAGGAAGCGGGCCGAAACCCTCGCGACCGAGATCGACGCCTACGTCCTGAAGCACGCGCGCAACTTCCAGAACACGCTGCTGGCGTTCCGGGACATGCTGGACGACCCGAGCTGCCTGACGCTCCGCTACGAGGAGTACATCTTCCAGAAGAAGCGCATGATCCACAAGATCCTGAAGCACTTCGACTGGTCGTGCCCGCCCGGGCGGGTCGAGGTGCTGCTGAGCCAGATCGACGAGGTGCCGGACGAGGAGGAGAAGACGCGCTTCGTCCGCCGCGTGATCCCCGGCGACCACCGCAACAAGCTGCAGGACGAGACCATCCGGCGGCTGAACAACCAGATGCGCGAGGCGATGGAACTCTACGACTACTACTGA